The genome window GACGTTCCGACCGTCGGCGACGACCCCGACGGTCGCGACGCGGTCGGGGACCGCTCGACCGCGGTCCGACAGCAGACCGGCGACGGCGTCGCCTCCCCCTCCGCGACGCGGATCCGAATCGAGCTGAACCCCGACCGCAGCGCCGACTGGACCGTCGCGGTCCGGTACTCGCTGGCGGACGAGAACGAGACGAGGGCGTTCAGAGACGCCGGCGCCCGCTTCCGCGACGGCGAGGTCGGCCCGAGCGCCGAGCTGTTCGAGGGGTTCCGCCGCGAGGCGAACCGGAACGTCGACCGGTCGATGGCGATCGAGGACGTCGAACGCGAGGTCGTCGTCCACGAGAACCCGGGCGAGTTCGACGTCGCCACGGAGGAGGCGGTCGCGGTCGGCGAGCTCCGGCTGCGCTTCACCTGGACGTCGTTCCTCGCGCAGGACGGCGAGAGCCTCGTTCTCGGGGACGCGCTGACGACGCCCGGTAACGAGACGTGGCTCCGGAGCCTCGAAGCGAGCCAGACGATGGAGGTGGCGACGCCGGAAGGGTACACGGTCACCGGGACGCCGAGCAGCGCCGTGACGCAGCTCTCGGACGGCGACGTGATCATCGAGGGGCCCCAGACGTTCGAGGGGGGCGAGCCCGTGGTGATAGTGTACGGGCCCGCCGGAGCGGGGCCCCCGTGGACGATGTTGATGGCCGCGATCGTGCTCGCCGCGGCCCTCGTGGCCGGGAGCGTCGTCGGGTACCGGCGGATCGGCGCCGGGGAGAGCGACCCGAACGAGTCGGCTGCGATCGGCGGCGAGGAAACGGCGAGCGGTCCGAACGCGATGGACGTCGACGACGCCGGCCCGAGCCCGGGAGATGACGCAGGCGCCGACGCGGCCGACGAGGCGGCCGACGGCGACGGGGAGGACCTCTCGCTGCTCTCGGACGAGGAGCGCGTCGAGCGGCTCCTCGACGCGAACGGCGGGCGGATGCGACAGGCCGACATCGTCGCCGAGACCGGGTGGTCGGACGCGAAGGTGTCGCAGCTGCTCTCGGCGATGGCCGACGAGGGGCGCGTCGAGAAGCTCCGGCTCGGCCGCGAGAACCTCATCTCGCTGCCCGACGGCGAGGATAGCGAGGGCGGTGAGGGCGGCGCCGGCGAGTAGCGAACCGGCTGCCGACGAGCGGCGGCACCGGCCGCGCCGACCGGCGGACCGAACGACGGGCGGGCCGGCGGACCGAACGACGACCGGCCCGAGCGGAAACCGATGGTCCGCCGTCGCCCGTTCCGAAAACCATTACAGGGCGAGCGACCGAGTATCGATCATGAAAGTTCTGGTGACCGTCAAGGAGGTCGCGGAGGCGGACGACGACTTCGCGATCGAGGGGACAGACATCGCCGAGTCCGACCTCGAGTACGACCTCAACGAGTGGGACGACTACGCCGTCGAGGCCGCGGTCCAGCTCGCCGAGGCCGGGATCGCGGACGAGGTCGTGACCGTCACCGTCGGCCCGGAGCGCGCCGAGGAGACGATCCGGATGGCGCTCGCGAAGGGCGCGGACCGCGCGGTCCGGGTCTGGGACGAGGCGCTCGACGGCGGGTTCGCCGACGTCGCCTCGAAGGTCGCCCTGTTCGAGGCGGTCGTCGACGAGGAGGAGCCGGATCTCATCCTCGGCGGCGTTCAGGCCGCCGACACGGGCTTCGGCGCCACGGGCGTCGCGCTCGCGGAGCGGATCGGCTTCGAGCACGCGGCGGTCGTCAACCAGCTCGACGTGGACGCGGACGCCGGCGTGGCGCACGTCCACCGCGAGCTGGAGGGCGGCGTCGAGGAGCTAACCGACGTCGACCTGCCGGCGGTGTTGACCGTCCAGACCGGGCTCAACGAGCCGCGATACGCGAGCCTTCGCGGCATCCGACAGGCGCAGCGCAAGGAGATCGCCGCGAGGGACCTGTCCGACCTCGGGCTGACCGCGGACGACGTCGAGAGCGCGCTGACGATCACCGAGATGTACGAGCCGGAGAGCGAGTCCGACGCGGAGATCATCGAAGGCGACGCCGGCGAGTCCGCGGGGCGCCTTGCCGAGGTCCTCCGCGATAAGGGGGTGGGCGCGTGATGGCCGACGTGCTCGTCGCCGCCGAACACCGCCGCGGCGCGCTCCGGGACGTCACCTACGAGGCGATCACGGCCGGGCGGGAGCTCGCCGACGCGCGCGGCGGCGACCTCCACGTGGCCGTCGTCGGCGGCGACGTCGACGGGTTCGCGGAGGAGCTCAACCGCGAGGGCGTCGACGCGATCCACGCCGTCGACGACGGCGAGGAGTTCGACCACAACGCCTACCAGGCGGCGGTCTCGACGCTCGCCGACCGGATCGACGCCGGCGCGGTGGTGCTGCCGAACTCCGTCAACGGGCTCGACTACGCGCCCGCCCTCGCCGAGGCCCTCGGCGTCCCGATCGTGACCGACGCGGTCGGATTCGACTACGACGACGGGCTCACCGTCACCCGCGAGATGTACGGCTCGAAGGTCGAGACGACCGTCGACGTCGCCGGCGACCGGTTCGTCCTCACGGTCCGCGGCGGCG of Halorubrum trapanicum contains these proteins:
- a CDS encoding electron transfer flavoprotein subunit beta/FixA family protein, which codes for MKVLVTVKEVAEADDDFAIEGTDIAESDLEYDLNEWDDYAVEAAVQLAEAGIADEVVTVTVGPERAEETIRMALAKGADRAVRVWDEALDGGFADVASKVALFEAVVDEEEPDLILGGVQAADTGFGATGVALAERIGFEHAAVVNQLDVDADAGVAHVHRELEGGVEELTDVDLPAVLTVQTGLNEPRYASLRGIRQAQRKEIAARDLSDLGLTADDVESALTITEMYEPESESDAEIIEGDAGESAGRLAEVLRDKGVGA